DNA sequence from the Oryza brachyantha chromosome 5, ObraRS2, whole genome shotgun sequence genome:
GGAGAGAGTCCAGGCGCTAAGAGCTAATCTTCCAacagaaaaaccaaaaaaagagaggaaaaacaCACACGCTAGCACGCTACGCTAATCTCCTAACATGGCGCCAAGGGGTGATACCCCAGCGGAGGACCACATCAGGCCCTCTGAACGGATGGCTTTGAGCACATCCTGGAGGGAAGAAAGCTCATGATCAAAAACCCGACGATTGCGTTTCAACCAGAGCTGCCAAGAGATGAGGAGGATAAGGGAGTCAAAGCTGGCCTTCAGATGCTTCGGAAGGAGAGCTCTCGATGAAGGTCACCAGTCTTGAAGATAGACGCCCCTAGGGGGAGATATGAAAGCCCATCCTGCGACTGTCAGGACCTGAAACTAGAGCTGTTTAGCAAACACACAGTCGTTCTCTTAGAATCGTGGGTGTATAAGGGGCAAACAGAGTGGAAATTAATGTCGCGCCTAAGGAGCAGGTCATCTTGCTGGACTATTTTTaacccaaaataaaatttcaaacccTAAGTCGTAGACTCACATTAActtttataggtaaaactttCGTACGAAAGCCTTCAACTAAAAACTTTCATCGGGAAATTTTGatctaaaacaactttcattttaaaacttttcatATGAACATTTATCGCGTGCATAATGACCAGAAGTATGCGCTGACAGTGATTAGTAATTCACGTATACTTCACATCCATTACCAAACTTGATTAACCATTGGACTTTTTTTAGCAAACAAATTAAGACgagagccaaaaaaaaaaaaaaactagcactCTCTTACTTCTTGTTCATCAAAACCTTGACGAACTCCTTGCAGTCGACACGGCCCTCGCCGCGGGGGTCGGCCTTGCGCATCATCTCGtgggcctcctcctccgtcagCCTGTCGCCGTGGGACACCATCGCCTGCCGGAGCTGCTCCCCCGGGATCACCCCGCTCCGCGCGTCGTCGAACACGTCGAGGCACGCcgcgagctcctcctccgacACGCCGCCCCCCACCATCTTGCGCGCCGCGACGGCCAGGAACGCCGCGAAGTCGACTCCCCCCGCGCcgtcctcggcgtcggcgacgcccGCGTCGGCCAGGAACCGCCGCGCCTCGGCCTCGTCGACGTTCTGGCCCAGCGAGCGGAGCACCGTCACGAGCTCGCCGGTGGCGATGCGACCTGCGGAGGAGGAAATTAATCAAACATCGATCGG
Encoded proteins:
- the LOC102707316 gene encoding probable calcium-binding protein CML9 isoform X1 → MAAKLTQEQVDECREIFDLFDGDEDGRIATGELVTVLRSLGQNVDEAEARRFLADAGVADAEDGAGGVDFAAFLAVAARKMVGGGVSEEELAACLDVFDDARSGVIPGEQLRQAMVSHGDRLTEEEAHEMMRKADPRGEGRVDCKEFVKVLMNKKS
- the LOC102707316 gene encoding probable calcium-binding protein CML9 isoform X2; the protein is MAAKLTQEQVDECREIFDLFDGDEDGRIATGELVTVLRSLGQNVDEAEARRFLADAGVADAEDGAGGVDFAAFLAVAARKMVGGGVSEEELAACLDVFDDARSGVIPGEQLRQAMVSHGDRLTEEEAHEMMRKADPRGEGRVDCKEFVKVLMNKK